A window of Diospyros lotus cultivar Yz01 chromosome 14, ASM1463336v1, whole genome shotgun sequence contains these coding sequences:
- the LOC127790734 gene encoding uncharacterized protein LOC127790734 isoform X1 gives MAGTGEADCEESDGKQSFFIWDDESQLYYHASTGFYHDPTAGWYYSCKDGLYYKFENGNYVPLGSDQGNQSEMHQGLNTDLNNSIQDDPNTLVRSYKDVDYSSCQVGESEANYVRVSADESSTVHKECNSNQMPECPPPPSEWLEDTLIDLYLSGYSNQPTEAVYDMTMPVETDCGDNLGLQFYGNDEPEELEEGEWIPDEDHEVNDPSGRVSDEVASWEEENWRAQYGQVIQSSEDSLPDFQVVDLWDWRVVTGTKKDGKGQAVRLVGRLVRQSTRLHPAMPLGGGLLKTAPICEVHLDLVRVTSGQVYKLRSPSVRYLASLSTYDSSNPTKDWGFPELSIDQKIQDLSGSSGKTITGVPVHKDLSSLPDPIDTSKSHGGNAYRDRAAERRALHGGFGVGPGQKKSTESNDSVSSPVSTEEAAGEALNMSFGAGSYARRLLEGMGWKEGEALGSSSKGLIEPIKAVGNKGTAGLGWDQSRRKHLRAGD, from the exons ATGGCGGGAACAGGGGAAGCAGATTGTGAAGAATCGGATGGAAAGCAGTCCTTCTTCATATGGGATGACGAATCTCAGCTGTACTACCATGCTAG TACTGGATTTTATCATGATCCCACTGCAGGCTGGTATTACAGCTGCAAAGATGGTCTCTATTACaaatttgaaaatggaaattATGTACCGTTGGGGTCTGACCAG GGCAATCAATCTGAAATGCATCAGGGCTTGAACACTGATCTTAATAATTCCATTCAAGATGACCCTAATACGCTTGTACGTTCTTATAAAGATGTAGATTATTCATCTTGTCAAGTAGGTGAATCTGAAGCCAATTATGTAAGGGTTTCTGCTGATGAATCATCGACAG TCCACAAAGAGTGCAACAGCAATCAAATGCCTGAATGCCCGCCTCCACCATCAGAATG GTTAGAAGATACTCTTATTGATCTTTATTTGTCCGGTTACTCCAACCAACCAACCGAAGCTGTTTATGATATGACAATGCCAGTGGAAACAGATTGTGGTGATAACTTGGGTTTACAATTCTATG GAAATGATGAACCTGAGGAACTGGAAGAAGGTGAATGGATTCCAGATGAAGACCATGAAGTAAATGATCCAAGTGGAAGAGTTTCAGATGAAG TTGCTTCTTGGGAAGAAGAAAACTGGCGTGCACAGTATGGTCAAGTAATTCAGTCTAGTGAAGATTCACTTCCAGATTTTCAGGTAGTGGATTTATGGGATTGGAGAGTGGTGACGGGAACCAAAAAGGATGGAAAAGGTCAGGCAGTGAGGCTGGTTGGGCGATTAGTGAGACAATCCACTAGACTTCATCCTGCAATGCCTTTGGGTGGTGGTCTACTTAAAACTGCTCCAATATGTGAAGTACATCTTGATCTGGTACGAGTTACATCAG GGCAGGTGTATAAGTTGAGGAGTCCTAGTGTTAGATACTTGGCCTCCTTGTCAACTTATGATTCCTCCAACCCAACTAAAGATTGGGGCTTCCCAGAATTGTCAATTGATCAGAAAATTCAAGACCTATCTGGATCCAGTGGGAAGACTATAACTGGAGTCCCTGTACACAAAGATTTGTCTTCATTGCCAGATCCAATTGACACATCAAAAAGT CATGGAGGCAATGCCTACAGGGATCGAGCTGCGGAGAGAAGGGCTTTGCATGGTGGTTTTGGTGTGGGTCCAGGACAAAAGAAATCAACAGAGAGCAATGATTCTGTATCATCGCCTGTTTCTACAGAGGAAGCTGCAGGCGAAGCCTTAAACATGTCATTTGGAGCTGGTAGCTATGCCAGGAGGCTTTTGGAAGGCATGGGCTGGAAAGAG GGGGAGGCACTTGGCAGCAGTTCAAAGGGCTTGATAGAACCGATAAAGGCAGTGGGAAACAAAGGAACTGCAGGATTGGGTTGGGATCAGAGCAGAAGAAAGCATCTCCGAGCCGGAGACTGA
- the LOC127790734 gene encoding uncharacterized protein LOC127790734 isoform X2 gives MAGTGEADCEESDGKQSFFIWDDESQLYYHASTGFYHDPTAGWYYSCKDGLYYKFENGNYVPLGSDQGNQSEMHQGLNTDLNNSIQDDPNTLVRSYKDVDYSSCQVGESEANYVRVSADESSTVHKECNSNQMPECPPPPSEWLEDTLIDLYLSGYSNQPTEAVYDMTMPVETDCGDNLGLQFYGNDEPEELEEGEWIPDEDHEVNDPSGRVSDEVASWEEENWRAQYGQVIQSSEDSLPDFQVVDLWDWRVVTGTKKDGKGQAVRLVGRLVRQSTRLHPAMPLGGGLLKTAPICEVHLDLVYKLRSPSVRYLASLSTYDSSNPTKDWGFPELSIDQKIQDLSGSSGKTITGVPVHKDLSSLPDPIDTSKSHGGNAYRDRAAERRALHGGFGVGPGQKKSTESNDSVSSPVSTEEAAGEALNMSFGAGSYARRLLEGMGWKEGEALGSSSKGLIEPIKAVGNKGTAGLGWDQSRRKHLRAGD, from the exons ATGGCGGGAACAGGGGAAGCAGATTGTGAAGAATCGGATGGAAAGCAGTCCTTCTTCATATGGGATGACGAATCTCAGCTGTACTACCATGCTAG TACTGGATTTTATCATGATCCCACTGCAGGCTGGTATTACAGCTGCAAAGATGGTCTCTATTACaaatttgaaaatggaaattATGTACCGTTGGGGTCTGACCAG GGCAATCAATCTGAAATGCATCAGGGCTTGAACACTGATCTTAATAATTCCATTCAAGATGACCCTAATACGCTTGTACGTTCTTATAAAGATGTAGATTATTCATCTTGTCAAGTAGGTGAATCTGAAGCCAATTATGTAAGGGTTTCTGCTGATGAATCATCGACAG TCCACAAAGAGTGCAACAGCAATCAAATGCCTGAATGCCCGCCTCCACCATCAGAATG GTTAGAAGATACTCTTATTGATCTTTATTTGTCCGGTTACTCCAACCAACCAACCGAAGCTGTTTATGATATGACAATGCCAGTGGAAACAGATTGTGGTGATAACTTGGGTTTACAATTCTATG GAAATGATGAACCTGAGGAACTGGAAGAAGGTGAATGGATTCCAGATGAAGACCATGAAGTAAATGATCCAAGTGGAAGAGTTTCAGATGAAG TTGCTTCTTGGGAAGAAGAAAACTGGCGTGCACAGTATGGTCAAGTAATTCAGTCTAGTGAAGATTCACTTCCAGATTTTCAGGTAGTGGATTTATGGGATTGGAGAGTGGTGACGGGAACCAAAAAGGATGGAAAAGGTCAGGCAGTGAGGCTGGTTGGGCGATTAGTGAGACAATCCACTAGACTTCATCCTGCAATGCCTTTGGGTGGTGGTCTACTTAAAACTGCTCCAATATGTGAAGTACATCTTGATCTG GTGTATAAGTTGAGGAGTCCTAGTGTTAGATACTTGGCCTCCTTGTCAACTTATGATTCCTCCAACCCAACTAAAGATTGGGGCTTCCCAGAATTGTCAATTGATCAGAAAATTCAAGACCTATCTGGATCCAGTGGGAAGACTATAACTGGAGTCCCTGTACACAAAGATTTGTCTTCATTGCCAGATCCAATTGACACATCAAAAAGT CATGGAGGCAATGCCTACAGGGATCGAGCTGCGGAGAGAAGGGCTTTGCATGGTGGTTTTGGTGTGGGTCCAGGACAAAAGAAATCAACAGAGAGCAATGATTCTGTATCATCGCCTGTTTCTACAGAGGAAGCTGCAGGCGAAGCCTTAAACATGTCATTTGGAGCTGGTAGCTATGCCAGGAGGCTTTTGGAAGGCATGGGCTGGAAAGAG GGGGAGGCACTTGGCAGCAGTTCAAAGGGCTTGATAGAACCGATAAAGGCAGTGGGAAACAAAGGAACTGCAGGATTGGGTTGGGATCAGAGCAGAAGAAAGCATCTCCGAGCCGGAGACTGA
- the LOC127790734 gene encoding uncharacterized protein LOC127790734 isoform X3, whose amino-acid sequence MAGTGEADCEESDGKQSFFIWDDESQLYYHASTGFYHDPTAGWYYSCKDGLYYKFENGNYVPLGSDQGNQSEMHQGLNTDLNNSIQDDPNTLVRSYKDVDYSSCQVGESEANYVRVSADESSTVHKECNSNQMPECPPPPSEWLEDTLIDLYLSGYSNQPTEAVYDMTMPVETDCGNDEPEELEEGEWIPDEDHEVNDPSGRVSDEVASWEEENWRAQYGQVIQSSEDSLPDFQVVDLWDWRVVTGTKKDGKGQAVRLVGRLVRQSTRLHPAMPLGGGLLKTAPICEVHLDLVRVTSGQVYKLRSPSVRYLASLSTYDSSNPTKDWGFPELSIDQKIQDLSGSSGKTITGVPVHKDLSSLPDPIDTSKSHGGNAYRDRAAERRALHGGFGVGPGQKKSTESNDSVSSPVSTEEAAGEALNMSFGAGSYARRLLEGMGWKEGEALGSSSKGLIEPIKAVGNKGTAGLGWDQSRRKHLRAGD is encoded by the exons ATGGCGGGAACAGGGGAAGCAGATTGTGAAGAATCGGATGGAAAGCAGTCCTTCTTCATATGGGATGACGAATCTCAGCTGTACTACCATGCTAG TACTGGATTTTATCATGATCCCACTGCAGGCTGGTATTACAGCTGCAAAGATGGTCTCTATTACaaatttgaaaatggaaattATGTACCGTTGGGGTCTGACCAG GGCAATCAATCTGAAATGCATCAGGGCTTGAACACTGATCTTAATAATTCCATTCAAGATGACCCTAATACGCTTGTACGTTCTTATAAAGATGTAGATTATTCATCTTGTCAAGTAGGTGAATCTGAAGCCAATTATGTAAGGGTTTCTGCTGATGAATCATCGACAG TCCACAAAGAGTGCAACAGCAATCAAATGCCTGAATGCCCGCCTCCACCATCAGAATG GTTAGAAGATACTCTTATTGATCTTTATTTGTCCGGTTACTCCAACCAACCAACCGAAGCTGTTTATGATATGACAATGCCAGTGGAAACAGATTGTG GAAATGATGAACCTGAGGAACTGGAAGAAGGTGAATGGATTCCAGATGAAGACCATGAAGTAAATGATCCAAGTGGAAGAGTTTCAGATGAAG TTGCTTCTTGGGAAGAAGAAAACTGGCGTGCACAGTATGGTCAAGTAATTCAGTCTAGTGAAGATTCACTTCCAGATTTTCAGGTAGTGGATTTATGGGATTGGAGAGTGGTGACGGGAACCAAAAAGGATGGAAAAGGTCAGGCAGTGAGGCTGGTTGGGCGATTAGTGAGACAATCCACTAGACTTCATCCTGCAATGCCTTTGGGTGGTGGTCTACTTAAAACTGCTCCAATATGTGAAGTACATCTTGATCTGGTACGAGTTACATCAG GGCAGGTGTATAAGTTGAGGAGTCCTAGTGTTAGATACTTGGCCTCCTTGTCAACTTATGATTCCTCCAACCCAACTAAAGATTGGGGCTTCCCAGAATTGTCAATTGATCAGAAAATTCAAGACCTATCTGGATCCAGTGGGAAGACTATAACTGGAGTCCCTGTACACAAAGATTTGTCTTCATTGCCAGATCCAATTGACACATCAAAAAGT CATGGAGGCAATGCCTACAGGGATCGAGCTGCGGAGAGAAGGGCTTTGCATGGTGGTTTTGGTGTGGGTCCAGGACAAAAGAAATCAACAGAGAGCAATGATTCTGTATCATCGCCTGTTTCTACAGAGGAAGCTGCAGGCGAAGCCTTAAACATGTCATTTGGAGCTGGTAGCTATGCCAGGAGGCTTTTGGAAGGCATGGGCTGGAAAGAG GGGGAGGCACTTGGCAGCAGTTCAAAGGGCTTGATAGAACCGATAAAGGCAGTGGGAAACAAAGGAACTGCAGGATTGGGTTGGGATCAGAGCAGAAGAAAGCATCTCCGAGCCGGAGACTGA
- the LOC127790734 gene encoding uncharacterized protein LOC127790734 isoform X4 yields MLVLDFIMIPLQAGITAAKMVSITNLKMEIMYRWGLTRSYFVQGNQSEMHQGLNTDLNNSIQDDPNTLVRSYKDVDYSSCQVGESEANYVRVSADESSTVHKECNSNQMPECPPPPSEWLEDTLIDLYLSGYSNQPTEAVYDMTMPVETDCGDNLGLQFYGNDEPEELEEGEWIPDEDHEVNDPSGRVSDEVASWEEENWRAQYGQVIQSSEDSLPDFQVVDLWDWRVVTGTKKDGKGQAVRLVGRLVRQSTRLHPAMPLGGGLLKTAPICEVHLDLVRVTSGQVYKLRSPSVRYLASLSTYDSSNPTKDWGFPELSIDQKIQDLSGSSGKTITGVPVHKDLSSLPDPIDTSKSHGGNAYRDRAAERRALHGGFGVGPGQKKSTESNDSVSSPVSTEEAAGEALNMSFGAGSYARRLLEGMGWKEGEALGSSSKGLIEPIKAVGNKGTAGLGWDQSRRKHLRAGD; encoded by the exons ATGCTAG TACTGGATTTTATCATGATCCCACTGCAGGCTGGTATTACAGCTGCAAAGATGGTCTCTATTACaaatttgaaaatggaaattATGTACCGTTGGGGTCTGACCAG ATCTTATTTTGTCCAGGGCAATCAATCTGAAATGCATCAGGGCTTGAACACTGATCTTAATAATTCCATTCAAGATGACCCTAATACGCTTGTACGTTCTTATAAAGATGTAGATTATTCATCTTGTCAAGTAGGTGAATCTGAAGCCAATTATGTAAGGGTTTCTGCTGATGAATCATCGACAG TCCACAAAGAGTGCAACAGCAATCAAATGCCTGAATGCCCGCCTCCACCATCAGAATG GTTAGAAGATACTCTTATTGATCTTTATTTGTCCGGTTACTCCAACCAACCAACCGAAGCTGTTTATGATATGACAATGCCAGTGGAAACAGATTGTGGTGATAACTTGGGTTTACAATTCTATG GAAATGATGAACCTGAGGAACTGGAAGAAGGTGAATGGATTCCAGATGAAGACCATGAAGTAAATGATCCAAGTGGAAGAGTTTCAGATGAAG TTGCTTCTTGGGAAGAAGAAAACTGGCGTGCACAGTATGGTCAAGTAATTCAGTCTAGTGAAGATTCACTTCCAGATTTTCAGGTAGTGGATTTATGGGATTGGAGAGTGGTGACGGGAACCAAAAAGGATGGAAAAGGTCAGGCAGTGAGGCTGGTTGGGCGATTAGTGAGACAATCCACTAGACTTCATCCTGCAATGCCTTTGGGTGGTGGTCTACTTAAAACTGCTCCAATATGTGAAGTACATCTTGATCTGGTACGAGTTACATCAG GGCAGGTGTATAAGTTGAGGAGTCCTAGTGTTAGATACTTGGCCTCCTTGTCAACTTATGATTCCTCCAACCCAACTAAAGATTGGGGCTTCCCAGAATTGTCAATTGATCAGAAAATTCAAGACCTATCTGGATCCAGTGGGAAGACTATAACTGGAGTCCCTGTACACAAAGATTTGTCTTCATTGCCAGATCCAATTGACACATCAAAAAGT CATGGAGGCAATGCCTACAGGGATCGAGCTGCGGAGAGAAGGGCTTTGCATGGTGGTTTTGGTGTGGGTCCAGGACAAAAGAAATCAACAGAGAGCAATGATTCTGTATCATCGCCTGTTTCTACAGAGGAAGCTGCAGGCGAAGCCTTAAACATGTCATTTGGAGCTGGTAGCTATGCCAGGAGGCTTTTGGAAGGCATGGGCTGGAAAGAG GGGGAGGCACTTGGCAGCAGTTCAAAGGGCTTGATAGAACCGATAAAGGCAGTGGGAAACAAAGGAACTGCAGGATTGGGTTGGGATCAGAGCAGAAGAAAGCATCTCCGAGCCGGAGACTGA